TTCGAGTCGATCGACGGCGGCGTCGGTCTCGCCGGCGAGCGCCTCGGCCTGAGCCGCATACAACTCGACCCGCACACCGAAGAACGTGTCGCGCTCGATTCCGTAAACCTCCACGGCATGTCGCGCCACGCGCAGCGCATCCTGATCCCGGCCCATCAACCCGTAGGTCACGGCAAGGGCCGCCAGCGCCGAGATCGAGTCAGGATCGGCGGCAACCTGGGGCTCCAGGAAGTCGAGACTGGTTTGCAATGCAGCACGGGTCGCTGTCGGGTTACCGAGCTGCAGCTGTGCCTGGCCCTCAAGTAAGGCAGCCGGAACCCATAGCGGTGCTGCGATGTAGGACTCGGTGGAGAAGGTCCTCAGGTAGGTCAACGCAGTTTCGGGGTCCCGTTCCAGCAGCTTCTGAGAGATGCGGAGGTGTTCGATGACGGGCGAAGTAATGATGGCGGGTACGGACTGCACGACCCGGGCGCAATCAGAAACCCGTCCCTCGAGTCGGTAGGATTCCCAGAGCCAGAAGTGCGGTTCGGCGAAGGAAGGGTCCTGCGAAATCGGTTTCTGCAAGTGCTCCCTGGCGGATGCGTAGTCACCCAGGGCAATTTCCGTCAGCGCCAACTCCAGACTCGTCCGCTTGCCAAGTGGATCCAGCTCCAGGACCCGTTGCAGATCGACACGGGCGCCTGGCATGTCCCCCCGACGACGACTGACGTAGGCTCGCGCGCCCAACGCGTCAGCATGATTCGGCAGTTCCGCAAGGACGGAGTCGAACTGTTCCATTGCCAGGTCGTAGTCCTTGTGCCCCCAGTAGTGGTAGAAACCCTTGGCAAGCCGTGCCTGGTAGGAGTGTGGCTCCAGTCGCAGCGCGTTCTCGACCGCCTCCAGCGCCCGTGCATCCCGTTCCGCCGACGTGTCGATCCCGACATGCATGGTCATCGAGTGCGCCAGCGACAGTCTGGCCCATGCATCGACAAACTGTGGGTCCAATTCCAGTGCGCTCTCGAAACTGAGGCTGGCCAGCTCCAGCGATTCCGGCGTCAACGTGTCGGCGAACTCCTGGCCACGCAGGTAAGCCTGCCAGGCCTCGACGCTGTGGGTGGTCGGTCGCTCGACGGCCGAGCCCGCACCGAGGGCCAGCCCCATGTTGTCGATGACGGCGCGGGCGATCCGCGACTGAACGGTAAAGATGTCGTCGACGGTCTCGTCGTAACTCTCGGCCCAGACCTGGGTGCCGTCGGCCACCCGGATCAGCTTCGGCGTAATGCGTACCCGTCGTTCTGCGTCGCCGGAACCGGCCCAGCGCACCGTCCCCTGCAACACGTAGTCGACCCCCAGCCGTTCGCCGATCTCCCGGGTCGTCGTCGCCCCGTCGACGAGGCGCTGGGCGCTCTCGCTCGAGATCACACCGAGGTCCCCGACCGTACTCAACCGTGTCGTAATCTCCTCGGTGACGCCCGCGGCGAAGAACTCGTCGTCGGCACCGCCCACGTTCTGGAACGGGAGCACCACAATCATCTCGCGGGTCTCGGTGGCTGCCGGTGTGGGCGCGACATCGTCGGTGCGAGTTGGCAGATTCTGTACAATCAGAACGATGACGACGGCGGCGACCGCCAACGCGGCCACGAGTTTCCACCACGGGCGACCCGGGCGGGGGACGGCATCGGACTCGCCGCTGTCGATCTCGCCCTTCAGCTGCTCCAATTCGTTACGGAGCTCCCGGGCCGAGGAGTACCGCCGCCCCGCATCCTTATTAAGACAGCGCTTGACGATCCGATCGAGGTGACGGGGCAGGCTCTGGTCCAGATCGGTCAGCGAGCCCGGCGTGTCCTTCATGATTGACGAGATGGTCGAGATGGCGGTATCGCCGGCGAACGGTCGCTTGCCGGTGGTCATCTCATACAAAAGGATACCGAGAGAGAAGACATCGGAGCGGGCGTCCACCGGTTTGCCCTCGGCCTGCTCCGGCGACATGTAGGCGACGGTGCCGACGATCCGCCCTTCGGCAGTCACCGTGGCGGTGGCATCGTCGTTCAATCCCGATCCGGCCGCCAGCTTGGCCAACCCGAAGTCCAGCACCTTGACCCGACCGTCGTCGCTGATCATCACGTTGTCCGGTTTCAGATCGCGATGGGTGATGCCCTTGTCGTGGGCGGCGCCGACCGCGTCGGTCAGCGGCACGGCGATGGCGAACAGCTCCTGCAGCGACATGCCGTCCTTGCCGATCTTCGTGCCGAGGGACTGGCCCTCGACCCGTTCCATGGCGATGTAGAACACGCCGTCGCACTCTTCGACCTGATGGATGGTGACGATGTTGGGATGGTTCAGCGCGGCGACGGCCTGGGCCTCACGCTCGAAGCGGTCCCGGCGCTCGGGGTCGGTGGCCAGCCGTTCGGGGAGGATCTTGAGGGCGACCTCCCGCTTGAGGCGGGTGTCCTCGGCCAGATAGACATCCCCCATCCCGCCAGAGCCGAGCTTGGCGGTGATCCTGTACTGATTGAGCGTCTTGCCGATCATGGGGCCCTCAAAATGGGGACAGATTTATTTTTCGCAGAGAAAAATAAATCTGTCCCCATTATCCCAGGCCGATTCTACGACATCGAGGGGATTTGCCTGGCCTTGAATCCGTTTTCGCTTCCTGGGCGAAACCTCTATTGAGGGAGAGTCAAATGAAAGATCAGGTTTTCACGACCGAGCAGTGCGTTCCTCTGCCCAGGGATGTGGTGTTCGCGTTCTTCGCCGATCCCAGAAACCTCGAGGCCATCACGCCACCGTGGCTGGGATTCGGCATGTTGGAGCGATCCACCGAGAGGGTCCAGCAGGGCACCGAACTGCTCTACAAACTACGAATCCACGGCTTTCCGCTCAGATGGAGATCGCGGATCGAGGAGTGGCAAGCTAACGAGCGATTCGTGGATACCCAACTGGAAGGCCCCTACGCGAAGTGGCACCATACCCATACGTTCCACGATCGCGGCGGCGGGACTCTGATTCGCGACCGGGTACGCTACCGCCTCCCCATGGGCTGGCTGGGACGGCTTTTCGGCGGTCGGTTCGTCGCCTCGGACGTCAAGAAGATCTTCGCCTACCGGGCGACGAGGATTCAGGAGCTATTGCACCCTCTGGCAAGCGAGCGCCGATGAAATCATTGATCGTGAGCCTGGGAAGTTGCCTGCTGGTGGGGATCTCCGGATCTCTGGCTACGGCGTCGTCGATCAGGGATTGGTACCCTTTCATCGAGAAACCCACATGGACGCCGCCCGATGCGTTGTTCGGTCCCGTGTGGACGGTTCTCTACATCATGATGGGCGTGTCTGCCTGGCTCGTCTGGCGGGCCTCTACGGGAACGACACGCCGCACCGCTCTCTTGATCTTTGCACTCCAACTGGGACTCAATTCTCTCTGGTCGTTCATCTTTTTCGGTTTTCAGCAGCCGGGCTGGGCCGCTCTGGAGATCGTCGCACTGTGGGGCGCGATCGTGGCGACCATGATCTCCTTCCGCAGGATTCGACCGATGGCCGCGTGGCTGCTCTTGCCCTATCTGCTCTGGGTCTCGTTCGCAACGGCTCTCAACATCTCAATCTGGGTACTCAATCGATAAACGCTTCCGAGGAGCCCCTCTCATGCGCGTCAATGTTCTGCTCTCCCTACTGCTCACGTTCGCTGTTTGCGGGGTTGCCGCTGCGGAGTCTCCGGCGGTCCCCGACTGGGACCAGTGGCGAGGCCCCCAACGCACCGGCGCCGTGCCCGGCGACTCATGGCCCGCGTCTCTCGAAGGGCTGGTCGAGATGTGGAGCGTCGATCTCGGCAAGGGTTATCCCGGACCGATCGTCACCGAATCCCTGGTGTTTGTCGTCGAGACGGTAGACAGAAAGACCGTCGCCGCGCGCGCGCTGAGCCGTGAGGACGGAGCGGAAGTCTGGAAGACGACCTGGGGCGGCAGTGGCAGCGTTCCGTTCTTCGCCGCCTCCAACGGCGACTGGGTTCGTTCGACGCCCGCCTGGGACGGCAAGACGCTCTACGTCGGCGACATGAACGAAAAACTGCTCGCCCTTGCGGGCGACAGCGGCGAGATTCGCTGGACCGTGGACTTCCCGGCGCTCTACAAAACCAAGATTCCGGACTTCGGGTTTGCGTCCTCACCGTTGCTGGATGGGGAGTTCCTTTACGTCCAGGCGGCCAACTCCATCGTCAAACTGAACGCGACGACCGGCAAGCCGATCTGGCGCTCTTTAGCCGGCACCTCGAAGATGTCGGAGTCGGGAGCCTTCTCGTCGCCGGTGATCGAGACGCTGGCGGGGGTTCGTCAGCTGGTCGTGATGAAACGGGGCGGACTGTTCGGCGTTTCGCTCGAAGACGGAACAGAATTATGGTCCCAGCCCGTACCGAACTTCCGCGGCATGAACATCCTTACGCCGGTCATCGAGGGCGACAGAATTTTCACCAGCCCCTACAAGAACGGCGCATTCCTTTACGAGGTCACCCGCAGCGGTGAGGGATTCAAGGTCGACGAGGTGTGGACACACAAGGCGACCGGCTACATGTCGACGCCGGTAGAGATCGACGGGTTTGTCTACATGCACCTCAGCAACGGCCGTCTCAGTTGTCTCGAGATTGCCACCGGTGAAGAGCGCTGGCGCACGGAGAATCTCGGCAAGTACTGGAGCATGGCGTGGCAGGGAGACAAGATCCTGGCCCTCGACTCGGGCGGTGAGCTATTGCTGGTGCGGGCAAACCCCGAAGGGTTCGAGCTGCTCGACCGCAAGTCCGCCACAAGTCGCGAGGCCTGGGCGCATCTGG
The DNA window shown above is from Acidobacteriota bacterium and carries:
- a CDS encoding tryptophan-rich sensory protein, producing the protein MKSLIVSLGSCLLVGISGSLATASSIRDWYPFIEKPTWTPPDALFGPVWTVLYIMMGVSAWLVWRASTGTTRRTALLIFALQLGLNSLWSFIFFGFQQPGWAALEIVALWGAIVATMISFRRIRPMAAWLLLPYLLWVSFATALNISIWVLNR
- a CDS encoding PQQ-like beta-propeller repeat protein; the encoded protein is MRVNVLLSLLLTFAVCGVAAAESPAVPDWDQWRGPQRTGAVPGDSWPASLEGLVEMWSVDLGKGYPGPIVTESLVFVVETVDRKTVAARALSREDGAEVWKTTWGGSGSVPFFAASNGDWVRSTPAWDGKTLYVGDMNEKLLALAGDSGEIRWTVDFPALYKTKIPDFGFASSPLLDGEFLYVQAANSIVKLNATTGKPIWRSLAGTSKMSESGAFSSPVIETLAGVRQLVVMKRGGLFGVSLEDGTELWSQPVPNFRGMNILTPVIEGDRIFTSPYKNGAFLYEVTRSGEGFKVDEVWTHKATGYMSTPVEIDGFVYMHLSNGRLSCLEIATGEERWRTENLGKYWSMAWQGDKILALDSGGELLLVRANPEGFELLDRKSATSREAWAHLAVRGNEVFVRDLTSIRAFRWSLVD
- a CDS encoding SRPBCC family protein; this translates as MKDQVFTTEQCVPLPRDVVFAFFADPRNLEAITPPWLGFGMLERSTERVQQGTELLYKLRIHGFPLRWRSRIEEWQANERFVDTQLEGPYAKWHHTHTFHDRGGGTLIRDRVRYRLPMGWLGRLFGGRFVASDVKKIFAYRATRIQELLHPLASERR
- a CDS encoding protein kinase — its product is MIGKTLNQYRITAKLGSGGMGDVYLAEDTRLKREVALKILPERLATDPERRDRFEREAQAVAALNHPNIVTIHQVEECDGVFYIAMERVEGQSLGTKIGKDGMSLQELFAIAVPLTDAVGAAHDKGITHRDLKPDNVMISDDGRVKVLDFGLAKLAAGSGLNDDATATVTAEGRIVGTVAYMSPEQAEGKPVDARSDVFSLGILLYEMTTGKRPFAGDTAISTISSIMKDTPGSLTDLDQSLPRHLDRIVKRCLNKDAGRRYSSARELRNELEQLKGEIDSGESDAVPRPGRPWWKLVAALAVAAVVIVLIVQNLPTRTDDVAPTPAATETREMIVVLPFQNVGGADDEFFAAGVTEEITTRLSTVGDLGVISSESAQRLVDGATTTREIGERLGVDYVLQGTVRWAGSGDAERRVRITPKLIRVADGTQVWAESYDETVDDIFTVQSRIARAVIDNMGLALGAGSAVERPTTHSVEAWQAYLRGQEFADTLTPESLELASLSFESALELDPQFVDAWARLSLAHSMTMHVGIDTSAERDARALEAVENALRLEPHSYQARLAKGFYHYWGHKDYDLAMEQFDSVLAELPNHADALGARAYVSRRRGDMPGARVDLQRVLELDPLGKRTSLELALTEIALGDYASAREHLQKPISQDPSFAEPHFWLWESYRLEGRVSDCARVVQSVPAIITSPVIEHLRISQKLLERDPETALTYLRTFSTESYIAAPLWVPAALLEGQAQLQLGNPTATRAALQTSLDFLEPQVAADPDSISALAALAVTYGLMGRDQDALRVARHAVEVYGIERDTFFGVRVELYAAQAEALAGETDAAVDRLE